In Armatimonadota bacterium, the sequence ATGGGGAAAAGCTGTTAACTCTACCATTAAACAAGCTGTGGAAAAAGCTGTTGATGAGTTTGTGGACTACTCAAGTGTTGGTAACTAAGCGGTTTTCCCCGTTTTCGGCATTTTGAAACCGCTGCCCGGCACTTTCTTTCCACAGGAGGCAATGAGCACAAAACCAGCACGAAAAAATTCGTTTTCCACAGTATCCACAGCCTCTATTACAACCACAACAAATTCTTATATAATTAAAGGGTAATAAGAAGATAGTGGGCTGCCGGGTAGGATACCCGGAGAGATTTAAGATAACCTTTAGCCGAGAAAAAGCCCATATGTCATTAGCTTGACTGGGAATCCAGGAATTGGCGCTTATATGAAAGTCAGGTGTCTGGATTCCCGCTTTCGCGGGAATGACACGTAATTTAATCGTTTTCGGGTGCAATTCCTCGCTGTTTGCGGCGGGGATGCTTAATAGAGGATGCACCTGTCTTTTGAAACTTCTTGCTGCGTATTATGCCCATAGAAAAATATAATATCCAAAATACTAATTATAAAATTATAGATACTCATGCTCATTTAACGGATCCCAAGTTTTCGGACGATCTGGATGAAGTGATCGAGCGGGCAAACGAGGCAGGAATAGCGAGGATTATTGTATGCGGGGACAGTATAGCGTCCAGCAGATATGCAGTAGACCTGGCGAACAAATATGAGTGTGTTTTCGCCACGGTGGGAGTGCATCCTCACGATTCAAAGAGCTATGACGATAAAACAGCCGGGCAATTAGCGGGACTATCGCGGTGCGATAAAGTCCTGGCAATTGGTGAGATAGGGCTGGACTTTCATTACGACTTCAGCCCACGCGCTGACCAGTTCAGGGCTTTTGAAGCTCAGATCGACCTGGCTGGGAGCCTGGGCCTGCCTATAGTGATCCACAGTCGCGAGTCCAACCCCGAGGCGCTGCAGATAATCAAATCACATGCGGCGAATATCACGGGTGGAGTGTTTCACTACTTCTCGGGTGATGAGGATTTGGCAAGACAGGTGCTGGAGATGGGTCTTTATATAGGTGTAGACGGGCCTATAACATACAAATCATCCGAGATGCAGCGGCAGGTAGTAAGATACTGCCCGCTGGAGAGGATTTTAATTGAGACAGACTGCCCTTACCTGGCTCCGGTGCCAAAGCGCGGAAAGCGCAACGAGCCTGCTTATGCGCGGATAGTTGCCGAGGAAGTGGCGCGGATCAAGGGTATTTCAATCGAAGAGCTGGCCGAAATCACTACAGCCAATGCGCGCAGGCTCTTTGGCAAAAATCTCTAGGAAAAGGTGTATAAATGCGACGTCTTCTTTCAGCAGTGTTTGTCTTGTGTATCGTCTGCTCTGCGTTATATGCTCAGGAGCAGACGAACAGCCAGGTGTTTTCCGAACAATATATAAAAGACCATCTGCAGCAAATTGCAAAGGCGCTCCCGTCTCTCAAGGCCAAAATGGATAAGCTCAAGGCCAAAGGTCAGGATATATCCTACCCAATGGTTACATATACCGTGCTAGATAGCTTTATCGGCTATGTGGATGAAGACGCGACAAAGGGCGAGCTGGAACGGGCCTCGATGCAGCTCACCGATATGGGCAATATGGGCCGCAGGCTGGAAAAAGAACTCAACGAAGCGCTGCAGGGAAAGCGCAAATTCCCGTCTGTCCCAAAATGGACCGGTGACAGCCGCCCAATAATCAAGGACGGCTCGTTTTATGCCCCGACCACTACATTCGGCAAGCCCGGACGTGAAATACGCCCGGTGTTTTTCACCGGATGGGGAGTCGATGACCAATACATAGACAAATACCCGGGCTATGGGATCAACCTTACCGGCTCCGAGACGGGGCCCTGGGAAGTCTTTCCTGAAGAGGGCAAAACGGAAGATACTCCGATCACACGCCTGAAAGACAGAATATCTAAGTCGCAAAAAGCCGGGGTCGCATACGATCTGCTGATAAGCCCGCATTACTTTCCTGCGTGGGTGATTAACAAATATCCCGACCTGCGCACGACAAATTCGGAGTTTATACAATACTGCCTGCATGATCCCGACGGGCAGGAATTCCTCAAGCAGTATATCGAGCATATACTCACTCCCCTGAAGGACAATGTAAACCTATTCAGCATATGCCTGTCGAATGAACCCAAAAATGAGGAGATACCGTGCAAATACGGCGCGATAGACTGGCACGAATGGCTGCAGAAAAAGCATGGCGATATCAACACCCTCAACAGCCGCTGGGGGACCGGTTACCTGAGCTTTGACGATATAGAACTGCCCAACCCTCACGACGATAACACCAAACAGCCGATGACCAGGTGGGCGGACTATGTGCGCTTCAATCAGGAGTTTTTCACCGGCTGGCACAAGATGCTGGCGGACGCGGTCCATGCCGTCGCCCCGGGTGTGCCGGTGCATGCCAAGGCGCAGACATATACTCTTACGGAAGCCGATGCGGTCAAATTCGGCAATGACGCATATCTTCTGGGCCAGGTGACCGACATCAGCGGCAACGACAGTATGTGCTGGTATCACTTCGGCAAATATGCCTTTGCAAACGGTTGGCTGACCAATGCCATGAACTACGACCTGCAGCGGTCGGTCAAGAACGCGCCCATATTCAACTCAGAAAACCATATTATTCTGGATGGTGAGACCAGGTATATACCGGCGGAGCATGTAAGGGCGGCGCTCTGGCAACAGGCGGTCCATGGGCAATGCGCGACCGAGATGTGGGTATGGGGTCGTTCTTTCGACAAGAAGAGTGTCGCCTATGGCAGCATAAAGAGCCGTCCCAAGTGCGCGGAAGCGGTCGGCATAGTCAACTGTGATCTGAACCGCGCCGCTAAAGAAGTTGCCGCTCTGCAGCAGGCTCCCGCGCAGGTGCAGATACTGCATGACACCAGCGCGCTGATATATGACGGCAAGCCTTATACCGATTCTCTGGATAGCGTATATTCCGCGCTCTTTTTTACCGGGGTCAAGACAGGGTTTATCACCGAGCGGCAGTTGGAGGACGGCATTGAGCCGAATGCGCCGGTGGTCTGCATCCCAAACGCCGCGCACTTATCGGACGGCGCATTCAAGACCCTGCAAAAGTATAAAGGCCATGTCATATTGATCGACAGCGCCAATCTGCTCACTAATAACGAGTATGACAAACCAAGAGACGAACGCATAGCCGGTGATGTTATCTACTGCGACAAGGACGATACCATTTCACAAAAGCTCTCGGCAGACATAGGGTCCAAACTCGCGGCGTGGAATGTGCTCCCGGAGATAACTCCGCTCACGTTGGACAATAAGCCTGCCTGGGGAGTAGAGTGGAAGGAAGCAACGATGGGCGGCGGGACAGTAATAAATCTCTGCAACTATCTGCATGAGCCGGTCACGGTCAAACTCTCCAGAGGGGGCAAGAACGTGAACGCCGTGGATG encodes:
- a CDS encoding TatD family hydrolase — protein: MPIEKYNIQNTNYKIIDTHAHLTDPKFSDDLDEVIERANEAGIARIIVCGDSIASSRYAVDLANKYECVFATVGVHPHDSKSYDDKTAGQLAGLSRCDKVLAIGEIGLDFHYDFSPRADQFRAFEAQIDLAGSLGLPIVIHSRESNPEALQIIKSHAANITGGVFHYFSGDEDLARQVLEMGLYIGVDGPITYKSSEMQRQVVRYCPLERILIETDCPYLAPVPKRGKRNEPAYARIVAEEVARIKGISIEELAEITTANARRLFGKNL
- a CDS encoding beta-galactosidase translates to MRRLLSAVFVLCIVCSALYAQEQTNSQVFSEQYIKDHLQQIAKALPSLKAKMDKLKAKGQDISYPMVTYTVLDSFIGYVDEDATKGELERASMQLTDMGNMGRRLEKELNEALQGKRKFPSVPKWTGDSRPIIKDGSFYAPTTTFGKPGREIRPVFFTGWGVDDQYIDKYPGYGINLTGSETGPWEVFPEEGKTEDTPITRLKDRISKSQKAGVAYDLLISPHYFPAWVINKYPDLRTTNSEFIQYCLHDPDGQEFLKQYIEHILTPLKDNVNLFSICLSNEPKNEEIPCKYGAIDWHEWLQKKHGDINTLNSRWGTGYLSFDDIELPNPHDDNTKQPMTRWADYVRFNQEFFTGWHKMLADAVHAVAPGVPVHAKAQTYTLTEADAVKFGNDAYLLGQVTDISGNDSMCWYHFGKYAFANGWLTNAMNYDLQRSVKNAPIFNSENHIILDGETRYIPAEHVRAALWQQAVHGQCATEMWVWGRSFDKKSVAYGSIKSRPKCAEAVGIVNCDLNRAAKEVAALQQAPAQVQILHDTSALIYDGKPYTDSLDSVYSALFFTGVKTGFITERQLEDGIEPNAPVVCIPNAAHLSDGAFKTLQKYKGHVILIDSANLLTNNEYDKPRDERIAGDVIYCDKDDTISQKLSADIGSKLAAWNVLPEITPLTLDNKPAWGVEWKEATMGGGTVINLCNYLHEPVTVKLSRGGKNVNAVDVLTGENITKTITLNSLEVRLLKAKN